A stretch of Triticum aestivum cultivar Chinese Spring chromosome 1D, IWGSC CS RefSeq v2.1, whole genome shotgun sequence DNA encodes these proteins:
- the LOC123182469 gene encoding probable calcium-transporting ATPase 6, plasma membrane-type yields the protein MEGGGSSWTSMEGYLNEYFHIPAKNPPSDARLRWRRAVGLVVRNRRRRFREFSALGAIDDAQRRRILGKVQVVINVHRAALQFINGVKQYHLTHELIEEGFSISPDELAEITGMREDSTILKLHGGTSGISRKIKASLQDGINETEITTRQKLYGTNKHAEKPARSFWMFVWDALHDLTLNILIVCALVSLVVGLATEGWPKGIYDGLGIMLSILLVVLVTASSDYKQSRKFMELDHEKQKIYVLVTRDKKTKKVLIHDLVVGDILHLSIGDVVPADGLFISGYCLLVDESSLSGESEPIQVSEEKPFLHGGSKVVDGTAKMLVTAVGSRTEWGKIMGTLSDSGVDETPLQVKLNGVATIIGQIGLVFAILTFVVLLGRFLVNKGMAVGLMNWSANDALTIVNYFAIAVTIIVVAVPEGLPLAVTLSLAFAMKKLMNDKALVRHLAACETMGSVSCICTDKTGTLTTNHMIVDKVWISDVSKSVNGDAKISELKSVISERAMAILVQGIFVNTGSEVVKGDDGKRTILGTPTEAALLEFGLTVERDRYTEYNKIQRVRVEPFNSVKKKMSVIIQLPNGGFRSFCKGAPEIILEHCNDMLNGEGDIVPLSDMQKQNVLNIINSFASEALRTLCIAFQDLDEFSDEQTIPENGYTLIALFGIKDPVRPGVRDAVMTCMAAGITVRMVTGDNINTAKAIAKECGILTEDGIAIEGHELHDKSSDELRELLPKIQVMARSLPMDKFKLVTSLKSMYQEVVAVTGDGTNDAPALCESDIGLAMGIAGTEVAKENADVIIMDDNFKTIVNVARWGRAVYLNIQKFVQFQLTVNIVALIVNFVSACVIGTAPLTAVQLLWVNMIMDTLGALALATEPPNEEMMKRSPVRRGDSFITKVMWRNILGQALYQLLVLGTLMIVGKRLLNIEGPTADKTINTLIFNSFVFCQVFNEINSREMDKINVFRGIFRNWIFVGILTATVIFQVIIVELLGTFANTVPLSLELWLLSIVLGSVSMIVSVILKCIPVESGKRFAKPHGYELIPEGPEAL from the exons GGAAAAGTCCAGGTTGTGATTAATGTGCACAGGGCAGCATTGCAATTTATCAATG GCGTAAAACAATACCACTTAACACATGAGCTCATTGAGGAAGGATTTTCTATCAGCCCGGATGAACTGGCAGAAATTACTGGCATGCGCGAAGATTCGACAATCTTGAAGCTGCATGGTGGAACCAGCGGAATATCTAGGAAAATCAAAGCCTCTCTGCAAGATGGTATCAATGAAACTGAAATAACAACCAGACAGAAACTGTATGGTACTAACAAGCACGCCGAGAAGCCCGCTAGAAGCTTCTGGATGTTTGTGTGGGATGCACTACATGACCTGACTCTGAATATTCTCATAGTGTGTGCTCTGGTTTCTCTGGTGGTGGGCCTAGCCACCGAGGGGTGGCCGAAGGGTATATATGATGGTCTTGGCATAATGCTCAGCATTTTGTTGGTGGTACTAGTTACTGCCTCCAGTGATTACAAGCAGTCAAGGAAGTTTATGGAGCTGGACCATGAGAAGCAGAAGATATATGTTCTTGTTACTAGAGATAAGAAAACCAAGAAGGTTTTGATCCATGACTTGGTCGTCGGCGACATCTTGCATCTTTCGATAGGTGATGTGGTTCCTGCAGATGGCTTGTTCATATCTGGCTACTGCCTACTGGTAGATGAATCTAGCTTGTCAGGTGAGAGTGAGCCAATTCAAGTTTCTGAAGAAAAGCCTTTTCTCCATGGTGGGAGTAAGGTGGTTGATGGGACGGCTAAGATGCTTGTCACTGCCGTCGGTTCACGTACCGAGTGGGGGAAAATCATGGGCACTCTTAGTGACAGTGGAGTGGATGAAACTCCTTTGCAAGTTAAGCTGAATGGCGTGGCTACGATCATTGGGCAGATTGGACTTGTGTTTGCAATTCTCACATTTGTGGTACTACTAGGAAGGTTCTTGGTTAACAAGGGAATGGCTGTTGGTTTGATGAATTGGTCGGCAAACGACGCATTGACAATAGTCAACTACTTCGCTATTGCCGTGACCATCATTGTGGTCGCAGTCCCTGAAGGTCTACCGTTGGCCGTGACCCTTAGTCTTGCATTTGCCATGAAGAAGTTGATGAATGACAAAGCACTAGTCAGGCATCTCGCGGCATGTGAAACCATGGGTTCAGTCAGTTGCATTTGCACCGACAAGACAGGAACTTTGACAACCAACCACATGATCGTCGATAAGGTTTGGATCAGTGATGTATCCAAGTCGGTCAATGGCGATGCTAAAATCAGTGAGCTAAAATCTGTAATTTCAGAAAGAGCTATGGCAATACTTGTACAAGGCATATTTGTGAACACCGGATCCGAGGTGGTGAAGGGAGATGATGGCAAAAGGACCATCTTGGGCACACCAACTGAAGCAGCATTGTTGGAGTTCGGCTTGACCGTAGAAAGAGATCGATATACTGAATACAATAAGATTCAAAGAGTAAGAGTAGAGCCTTTCAATTCAGTCAAGAAAAAGATGTCAGTGATAATACAGTTACCAAACGGAGGCTTCCGATCCTTCTGTAAAGGTGCACCAGAAATTATTCTAGAACACTGCAATGACATGCTGAACGGTGAAGGGGACATAGTACCATTGTCAGATATGCAGAAGCAAAACGTCCTAAACATAATCAATTCATTTGCTTCTGAGGCGTTGAGAACACTTTGCATTGCATTTCAGGACCTTGATGAGTTTTCTGACGAGCAAACTATACCAGAAAATGGTTACACGCTAATAGCGCTTTTCGGTATCAAGGACCCGGTTCGTCCGGGTGTCAGGGATGCAGTAATGACCTGCATGGCTGCTGGTATTACGGTAAGGATGGTTACCGGAGACAACATCAACACTGCAAAAGCCATTGCCAAGGAATGTGGAATATTAACCGAGGACGGGATAGCGATAGAAGGACACGAGCTTCATGATAAGAGCTCAGATGAACTGAGGGAGCTCCTGCCTAAAATTCAG GTGATGGCCCGTTCGTTGCCTATGGACAAGTTCAAATTGGTAACAAGCCTGAAAAGCATGTATCAAGAGGTAGTCGCAGTTACTGGTGATGGAACCAATGATGCCCCGGCATTGTGCGAGTCAGATATTGGACTGGCAATGGGTATTGCTGGCACTGAG GTCGCAAAAGAGAATGCTGATGTTATAATAATGGATGACAATTTCAAAACTATCGTAAATGTTGCTAGATGGGGGCGTGCGGTTTACTTGAACATTCAAAAGTTTGTGCAGTTCCAGCTTACAGTTAATATAGTGGCTCTGATAGTGAATTTTGTCTCGGCGTGTGTCATAG GAACTGCACCGCTTACTGCCGTCCAGTTGCTATGGGTTAACATGATCATGGATACATTAGGAGCCTTGGCCTTAGCAACAGAACCGCCAAATGAAGAGATGATGAAACGGTCTCCTGTAAGGCGCGGAGATAGTTTTATCACTAAGGTTATGTGGAGAAATATTCTTGGCCAGGCTTTGTACCAGCTCCTTGTATTGGGCACCCTCATGATAGTTGGAAAGAGACTCCTTAATATTGAAGGTCCAACTGCTGATAAAACGATCAACACTCTCATATTCAACTCTTTCGTCTTTTGCCAG GTTTTCAACGAAATAAACAGCAGGGAAATGGACAAGATCAACGTCTTCCGAGGGATATTCAGAAATTGGATCTTTGTCGGCATATTGACAGCTACAGTAATATTCCAAGTGATCATAGTGGAACTTCTTGGAACTTTTGCAAACACCGTGCCATTGAGTTTGGAACTATGGCTGCTCAGCATCGTTCTTGGCTCGGTTAGTATGATCGTCTCCGTGATCCTCAAGTGCATTCCAGTTGAATCTGGGAAGAGATTTGCCAAGCCGCACGGGTATGAGCTGATCCCTGAAGGCCCGGAAGCTCTCTAG